In Myxococcales bacterium, the following proteins share a genomic window:
- a CDS encoding AgmX/PglI C-terminal domain-containing protein — translation MSQNSPVPEWFGKAEAEPRQGGVATKRGLGCGASTLLVLLVVGAVSWAVTAELRVDQVEARLQRMQTEEAERRVGQARAPGPEQSAATPPPVLEPAVALPVPSTQVTAEEVAAAPSAEVAPLPGQRTAADIRKEMSRLRPAFRRCYDVVLEAHPTAAGRITLKLVIAPRGTVTSASTSVTGDLPPSVATCVAQVARTASFSPASDPTNVTFPIAFQSG, via the coding sequence ATGAGCCAGAACTCGCCTGTCCCCGAGTGGTTCGGCAAAGCCGAAGCGGAGCCGCGCCAGGGCGGGGTGGCGACGAAGCGCGGCTTGGGCTGCGGCGCGAGCACGCTGCTCGTGCTCTTGGTCGTGGGTGCGGTGTCCTGGGCCGTCACGGCCGAGCTCCGCGTCGACCAAGTGGAGGCGCGCCTGCAACGAATGCAGACGGAGGAGGCGGAGCGCCGCGTCGGGCAAGCGCGCGCACCCGGCCCTGAGCAGTCCGCCGCGACTCCGCCCCCGGTCCTCGAACCCGCGGTAGCGTTGCCCGTCCCGTCAACCCAAGTGACGGCCGAGGAAGTCGCCGCCGCTCCATCCGCTGAAGTCGCGCCACTGCCTGGGCAGCGCACCGCGGCCGATATCCGGAAAGAAATGAGCCGACTGCGCCCCGCGTTCAGGCGCTGCTACGACGTGGTGCTCGAGGCCCACCCGACCGCTGCCGGGCGCATCACCCTGAAGCTCGTCATCGCTCCGCGCGGCACGGTGACGAGCGCCAGCACCTCGGTCACCGGCGATCTACCGCCCTCCGTCGCGACCTGCGTTGCTCAGGTCGCTCGCACGGCGAGCTTCAGCCCCGCGAGTGACCCGACGAACGTGACCTTTCCGATCGCGTTCCAGTCTGGCTAG
- a CDS encoding SDR family NAD(P)-dependent oxidoreductase, with the protein MDLRNKTFIITGANTGIGRANAIALAEQGIGRLIIAARSPDRTEAVLGEVRAKNPEGKVEFVALDLSDLSSVKRAADAVLEKDLAIDALINNAGVAGVQGQTKDGFELAFGTNHVGHYLWTEKLLPLVMRAKQGRIVIVASQAHYRARQGIDWDAVRKPSRTLSAFPEYCVSKLANVLHTKELARRLAGTRVTTYSLHPGGVASDIWKRRMGAFAVLLRPFLITNEAGTKTQLRCETAPELASETGLYYDKERPKPASTQACDVELQDELKVRSDEYIATYL; encoded by the coding sequence ATGGACCTCCGCAACAAGACCTTCATCATCACTGGGGCCAACACCGGCATCGGCCGGGCGAACGCCATCGCGCTCGCAGAGCAGGGCATCGGAAGGCTAATCATCGCCGCGCGGAGTCCCGATCGAACGGAAGCCGTCCTCGGCGAGGTCCGGGCGAAGAACCCCGAAGGCAAGGTCGAGTTCGTTGCGCTCGACCTCTCTGACCTGTCGTCGGTGAAACGGGCCGCGGACGCAGTGCTCGAAAAAGACCTCGCGATCGACGCTCTGATCAACAACGCCGGAGTGGCCGGCGTGCAGGGTCAGACGAAGGACGGCTTCGAGCTCGCTTTCGGCACGAACCACGTCGGCCACTACCTCTGGACGGAGAAGCTGCTTCCTCTGGTGATGCGAGCGAAGCAGGGTCGCATCGTCATCGTGGCGAGCCAGGCCCACTACCGCGCTAGACAAGGGATCGACTGGGACGCGGTGAGAAAACCATCCAGAACGTTGAGTGCGTTCCCGGAGTACTGCGTGAGCAAGCTCGCAAACGTACTCCACACCAAGGAGCTCGCGCGTCGGCTCGCGGGCACTCGTGTCACTACCTACTCCCTGCACCCGGGCGGCGTCGCGAGCGACATCTGGAAGCGCCGCATGGGCGCCTTCGCCGTGCTGCTCCGCCCGTTCTTGATCACGAACGAAGCGGGAACGAAGACACAGCTCCGTTGTGAGACCGCGCCCGAGCTCGCGAGTGAGACCGGGCTCTACTACGACAAGGAGCGGCCGAAACCTGCGTCGACGCAGGCTTGTGATGTGGAACTCCAGGACGAGCTCAAAGTGAGGAGCGACGAATACATCGCGACGTATCTGTGA
- a CDS encoding BamA/TamA family outer membrane protein: MLLLLVLTLASPSRAEPTPDDNRHELGVLPALGGDTDVGFKFGAFAQFVRYEDGLRPYAWRAQVLAIASVKREATGTEWPYREAAVRVDWPRAGAPLLRPSFALEYLRTTNRGYYGIGNASHAERKWAGLEPGSAAYVAARRFYQFDGTTLGLAVGVIGSPLPFLRTLSSIRVERTTIETYPGSLLALNLANGVGAGERLYGVQDHDEISFRVGVAYDTRDHETVPTTGRHLQLVFRSSPGAFGADSFVGATLHLRSWFPLAGERLVVGARLIGDVVSQRAPLLELGRYGGFETGRGPGGGMGVRGLPDGRLLGRTKLIGNLEVRSMFLRFRVATERFTLGVASFADAGRVYTDSLAAVAATDGAPGTLHPGFGAGPRLRWGDALLIRADVAYAPLAAETGAVPGIYVDVGHVL; encoded by the coding sequence ATGCTGCTACTGTTGGTGCTCACGCTGGCGTCACCGAGCCGGGCTGAGCCAACTCCCGACGACAATCGGCACGAACTGGGTGTGCTTCCGGCGCTGGGCGGCGACACCGACGTCGGCTTCAAGTTTGGTGCGTTTGCGCAATTCGTCCGCTACGAGGACGGGCTGCGCCCGTACGCTTGGCGCGCTCAGGTGCTGGCGATCGCGAGCGTCAAGCGCGAGGCGACGGGCACCGAATGGCCTTACCGAGAAGCGGCCGTGCGCGTCGACTGGCCGCGCGCCGGAGCGCCACTGCTGCGGCCGTCGTTCGCGCTCGAATACTTGCGCACGACGAATCGCGGCTACTACGGCATTGGAAACGCGAGCCACGCGGAGCGCAAGTGGGCTGGGCTCGAACCAGGGAGCGCGGCATACGTTGCGGCGCGGCGCTTCTATCAATTCGATGGAACGACGCTGGGCCTGGCCGTCGGTGTCATCGGTTCGCCTTTGCCCTTTCTGCGCACGCTTTCCAGCATCCGCGTCGAACGAACCACCATCGAGACTTATCCAGGCAGCCTGCTTGCGTTGAACCTCGCGAACGGCGTCGGGGCTGGAGAGCGTCTGTACGGGGTCCAGGACCACGACGAGATTTCGTTCAGGGTGGGCGTCGCGTACGATACGCGCGATCACGAAACCGTTCCCACAACCGGTCGACACCTGCAGCTCGTCTTCCGCTCCAGCCCAGGCGCGTTCGGCGCCGACTCCTTCGTTGGTGCCACACTTCACCTGCGTTCGTGGTTTCCCCTCGCCGGAGAGCGCCTGGTGGTCGGCGCTCGCCTGATCGGCGACGTTGTGAGTCAACGAGCTCCGCTCCTCGAGCTGGGGCGGTACGGCGGCTTCGAAACTGGGCGGGGCCCCGGCGGGGGTATGGGTGTGCGCGGGCTGCCCGACGGGCGTCTGCTCGGTCGCACCAAGCTGATCGGCAACCTCGAGGTCCGCTCGATGTTCCTCCGCTTTCGCGTCGCGACGGAGCGCTTCACGCTGGGAGTCGCGAGCTTCGCCGATGCAGGCAGGGTCTATACCGACAGCCTGGCAGCGGTTGCTGCCACAGATGGCGCTCCGGGCACGCTCCATCCCGGGTTCGGCGCTGGCCCCCGCCTGCGCTGGGGAGACGCGTTGTTGATTCGAGCAGACGTGGCCTACGCGCCGTTGGCCGCCGAGACCGGTGCCGTGCCTGGCATCTACGTCGATGTGGGACACGTGCTGTGA
- a CDS encoding glycosyltransferase family 39 protein, producing the protein MTTRRALFVTVAVCLTATGLHLSCVNRFGWFRDELYYIACGEHLAWGYVDHPPAVAAMAAFATHWLGHSLLAVRALPITLGVATTAASVLLAHRLGARAIGLVLTAVAVALTPTFLFVFHTLSMNSLEPLLWTAFCYLLHSVARSPSRLRHAALGLVVGVGVLTKHSMLFLVFASAIAWMLTGRARSLATRGFALTLALAFVLTLPHVVWQLRHGLPAVEFYTNAQAHKLVRMSALGFVAAQVTLAGPGNLPLWLAGLAGLSARRAHAAHRTLGFTYVVLLGLFTLLGAKAYYLLPYYPVLFAGGAASLERWATRRPRSFAPPVVLAVALGLGAATIPLALPILGVDATVAWGKRLGLSPPKAERSDLGALPQHFADMFGWEELVRNLARVRDGLPEAERDQLQIVVMNYGEAGAIDWLGAAFGLPHALSPHNSYHGWGTPRAGAPVLLVLAADARGLDPSTAFHQVELVAEHDAENAMPYERHLRIYLCRGWKRSPESVWAELKRFI; encoded by the coding sequence GTGACGACGCGACGCGCGCTGTTCGTGACCGTGGCCGTGTGCCTGACCGCTACCGGCTTGCATCTCTCGTGTGTCAATCGCTTCGGTTGGTTTAGAGACGAGCTCTATTACATTGCGTGCGGGGAGCACTTGGCCTGGGGTTATGTCGACCATCCACCGGCGGTGGCGGCAATGGCAGCCTTTGCCACGCACTGGCTCGGCCATTCACTCTTGGCCGTGCGCGCCTTGCCAATCACCTTGGGCGTTGCCACGACCGCCGCTTCGGTGCTCCTGGCCCACCGTCTCGGCGCCAGAGCCATCGGCTTGGTGCTGACCGCAGTCGCAGTGGCGCTGACTCCGACGTTCTTGTTCGTCTTTCACACGCTGTCGATGAACTCACTGGAGCCCCTGCTCTGGACGGCATTCTGTTACCTGCTCCACTCCGTGGCCCGCTCGCCCAGCCGCCTCCGCCACGCGGCGCTGGGGCTGGTGGTCGGCGTCGGCGTCCTGACCAAACACAGCATGCTGTTCTTGGTCTTCGCCTCCGCAATTGCGTGGATGCTGACCGGTCGCGCCCGTTCGCTCGCCACTCGCGGGTTCGCGCTGACTTTGGCGTTGGCGTTCGTGCTCACCCTCCCTCACGTCGTTTGGCAGCTTCGCCACGGGCTCCCGGCGGTCGAGTTTTACACGAACGCACAAGCCCACAAGCTGGTTCGCATGTCCGCCCTCGGCTTCGTCGCGGCCCAGGTCACGCTGGCGGGGCCGGGCAACTTGCCTTTGTGGTTGGCAGGGCTGGCCGGGCTGAGCGCGCGAAGGGCCCATGCGGCGCATCGCACCCTCGGGTTCACGTATGTGGTTCTGCTCGGCCTATTCACCCTGCTCGGCGCCAAGGCGTACTACTTGTTGCCCTACTATCCGGTGCTCTTCGCCGGCGGCGCGGCCAGCCTGGAGCGCTGGGCGACGCGACGCCCGCGGTCGTTCGCGCCTCCAGTGGTCTTGGCCGTTGCGCTTGGGTTGGGGGCCGCCACCATCCCCTTGGCACTGCCGATTCTCGGTGTCGACGCCACGGTCGCCTGGGGGAAACGCTTGGGTCTCAGCCCGCCCAAAGCGGAGCGGAGCGATCTCGGCGCGTTGCCCCAGCACTTTGCCGACATGTTCGGATGGGAAGAGCTTGTGCGCAATCTCGCCCGGGTACGCGACGGGCTTCCGGAAGCCGAACGCGATCAGCTCCAGATCGTCGTCATGAACTACGGCGAGGCAGGCGCCATCGACTGGCTCGGTGCGGCATTCGGGCTGCCGCACGCCCTGAGCCCGCACAACTCGTACCACGGCTGGGGCACGCCGCGAGCAGGTGCTCCTGTGTTGCTCGTGCTCGCGGCGGACGCCCGGGGGCTGGACCCATCGACGGCATTTCATCAGGTCGAGCTCGTCGCGGAGCACGACGCAGAAAACGCGATGCCGTACGAGCGGCACCTCCGGATTTACCTGTGCAGGGGCTGGAAACGCTCACCTGAGAGCGTCTGGGCCGAGCTCAAACGCTTCATCTGA